One genomic region from Cryptosporangium aurantiacum encodes:
- a CDS encoding AbrB family transcriptional regulator translates to MAWILIGAAVALVAFVFTAFGLPSATLFAALLVGVLVSVRKTEQPPRKLPPLANRIGQACIGVLIGALVQPSALGALASDWLVILAATLVTLVLSLVAGIVLGLHRDLDPVTGSFALVAGGASGLTAISQELGADQRVVAVVQYLRVLVIVVAMPVVATALPSGDGTSGAAPAGEHAPLVADLLFTACCAAIGVLLAKYLPKVPAVALLGPMAIAAVLTATGVSQGATVPDPIEQVAYALIGLQVGLSFTRESLRSVRRVLPLALTLVVALLVATAAIGIPLLSLAGASPLDAYLATTPGGLYAVLATATSTGADTTLILTVQVLRVLVMLLLAPAIAMLLSGKRARKE, encoded by the coding sequence ATGGCCTGGATCCTGATCGGCGCCGCGGTCGCGCTCGTCGCGTTCGTGTTCACCGCGTTCGGGCTCCCGTCCGCGACGCTCTTCGCAGCCCTGCTCGTCGGAGTTCTGGTCTCGGTTCGCAAGACCGAACAGCCTCCGCGCAAGCTCCCGCCGCTCGCCAACCGCATCGGCCAGGCGTGCATCGGCGTGCTGATCGGTGCGCTCGTCCAGCCGAGTGCGCTCGGCGCGTTGGCGAGCGACTGGTTGGTGATCCTCGCCGCGACGCTCGTCACGCTCGTCCTGAGTTTGGTCGCGGGCATCGTGCTCGGCCTGCACCGCGACCTCGACCCGGTCACCGGCTCGTTCGCGCTGGTCGCGGGCGGGGCGTCCGGCCTCACCGCGATCAGCCAGGAACTCGGCGCCGACCAGCGTGTCGTCGCGGTTGTTCAGTATTTGCGGGTGCTGGTGATCGTCGTCGCGATGCCGGTCGTAGCCACCGCACTCCCCAGCGGCGACGGCACGAGCGGCGCCGCGCCCGCCGGTGAGCACGCCCCGCTCGTCGCCGACCTCCTGTTCACCGCCTGCTGCGCCGCGATCGGAGTGCTGCTGGCGAAGTACCTGCCGAAAGTCCCCGCGGTCGCGCTGCTCGGCCCGATGGCGATCGCGGCGGTCCTGACGGCCACCGGCGTCTCGCAGGGCGCCACCGTCCCCGATCCGATCGAGCAGGTCGCCTACGCGCTGATCGGGCTGCAGGTCGGTCTCTCGTTCACCCGGGAGAGCCTCCGGTCGGTCCGGCGGGTGCTCCCGCTCGCGTTGACGCTGGTCGTCGCGCTGCTGGTGGCGACAGCCGCAATCGGCATACCGCTGCTGAGCCTGGCCGGCGCCTCTCCGCTCGACGCCTACCTGGCCACCACGCCGGGCGGCCTGTACGCGGTCCTGGCCACGGCCACCAGCACCGGGGCCGACACCACGCTCATCCTCACCGTTCAAGTGTTGCGCGTGCTCGTCATGCTGCTGCTGGCACCGGCGATCGCGATGCTGCTGAGCGGCAAACGCGCCCGAAAAGAATGA
- a CDS encoding helix-turn-helix domain-containing protein, translating into MNAEHVRWERTGSEQHAGAYEEARAALLLGQMVYDRRTALGLTQAELAERAGMTQPQLSRLESGGATPTVPLLARLAAALNADLDITFRPRGPLVA; encoded by the coding sequence ATGAACGCGGAACACGTCCGATGGGAGCGCACCGGCTCGGAGCAACATGCGGGTGCGTACGAAGAAGCGCGCGCCGCGCTTCTTCTTGGTCAGATGGTCTACGACCGCCGTACTGCGCTCGGACTGACACAAGCTGAATTGGCGGAACGGGCCGGCATGACCCAGCCGCAGCTGTCCCGACTCGAATCCGGTGGCGCTACACCGACAGTCCCGCTGCTCGCCAGGCTGGCAGCTGCCCTCAACGCCGACCTCGACATCACCTTCCGACCGCGCGGGCCGCTCGTCGCGTAA
- a CDS encoding type II toxin-antitoxin system RelE/ParE family toxin gives MIELEPEVRDWLETLTLTEYAKVEAMADILADRAETLGEPYSRHLSGKTRELRFHLSKGAVRISYWLAPGARVVLLTVFRKSRQVERAEVERAIMAQQECAADHANHAPATALYERKWN, from the coding sequence GTGATCGAGCTAGAGCCCGAGGTCCGGGACTGGTTGGAAACGCTGACGCTCACGGAGTACGCGAAGGTCGAAGCAATGGCTGACATCTTGGCCGACCGGGCGGAGACGCTCGGCGAGCCGTACTCGCGTCATTTATCGGGGAAGACTCGCGAGCTGCGCTTCCACCTGAGTAAGGGGGCGGTTCGCATCAGCTACTGGCTCGCGCCGGGAGCCAGAGTCGTACTCCTGACCGTCTTCCGAAAGAGCAGACAGGTGGAGCGGGCAGAGGTCGAACGGGCGATCATGGCCCAGCAGGAGTGCGCAGCGGACCACGCGAACCATGCGCCCGCGACTGCACTGTACGAGCGGAAATGGAACTGA
- a CDS encoding protein phosphatase — protein MAGVVELPSGLRVRGRRLRDQPETPADYLLALAEGPLPAWPHRRIVWPDFWVPRDRADAIEALRDALQRARDGAFVEVACGGGRGRTGTALAALAVFDGMPATEAVAWVRSAYHRSAVEMPWQARWVRNLAVDARA, from the coding sequence ATGGCTGGCGTTGTCGAGTTGCCGTCGGGACTTCGCGTGCGCGGCCGGCGTCTGCGGGACCAGCCCGAGACACCGGCCGACTACCTGCTCGCGCTCGCCGAGGGTCCGCTGCCGGCGTGGCCGCATCGACGGATCGTCTGGCCCGACTTCTGGGTGCCCCGCGATCGCGCGGACGCCATCGAGGCGCTGCGCGACGCGCTGCAGCGGGCACGCGACGGGGCGTTCGTCGAGGTGGCGTGCGGCGGCGGCCGGGGCCGTACGGGAACGGCGCTGGCGGCGCTGGCCGTATTCGACGGCATGCCCGCCACCGAGGCGGTGGCCTGGGTGCGAAGCGCCTACCACCGCAGCGCGGTCGAAATGCCGTGGCAGGCGCGCTGGGTCCGCAACCTCGCCGTCGACGCCCGCGCGTAA
- a CDS encoding class I SAM-dependent methyltransferase produces MTEPHLVRAAYDAIAADYADHFADELAERPIDRAFLTAFAELVRRDAAPAAGPAAERGPLVADVGCGPGLRTAFLQDLGLTMIGIDLSPEMVAVARQRHPRPRFEVGSMLDLPLPTSSVHGLAAMYSLIHVADEFLPTAVAEFARVLAPGGHTLVVFQTDAETLHLAEAFGKPLGLDYLRHPVDRIAGLLKTNGITVHTRMLREPDETMTAPHAFLLARKQA; encoded by the coding sequence GTGACCGAGCCCCACCTGGTGCGCGCTGCGTACGACGCCATTGCCGCCGACTACGCCGATCACTTCGCCGACGAACTCGCCGAACGCCCGATCGACCGTGCGTTCCTCACCGCGTTCGCCGAACTGGTCCGCCGCGACGCAGCGCCCGCGGCCGGGCCCGCAGCCGAGCGCGGGCCGCTGGTGGCGGACGTCGGGTGCGGTCCCGGGCTTCGGACCGCGTTTCTGCAGGACCTCGGCCTCACGATGATCGGCATCGACCTCTCACCAGAAATGGTCGCGGTCGCCCGGCAGCGCCATCCACGCCCCCGCTTCGAGGTCGGCTCGATGCTCGACCTCCCGCTCCCGACCTCCTCGGTGCACGGCCTCGCTGCGATGTACTCGCTCATCCACGTCGCCGACGAGTTTCTCCCCACCGCCGTCGCGGAGTTCGCCCGCGTCCTCGCGCCCGGCGGCCACACCCTGGTCGTCTTCCAAACGGACGCCGAGACGCTCCACCTCGCCGAGGCGTTCGGCAAGCCGCTCGGACTCGACTATCTCCGGCATCCGGTCGACCGCATCGCCGGCTTGCTCAAGACGAACGGCATCACGGTCCACACCCGCATGCTGCGCGAGCCCGACGAGACGATGACCGCCCCGCACGCGTTCCTCCTCGCCCGCAAGCAGGCGTAA
- a CDS encoding nucleotidyltransferase, with protein MDSEIQCYLDALVARAGGILDLTGAYAAGSIALDAYQPGRSDVDVALVVEDAVPDLQKRALVDALRHENFACPARGLELVVYRSAVARSGAVEPGFEVELNTGPRMDFRETHDPDARPAADGRFWYALDRSILHQSGRALLGAPADEMFADLASGDLQQLLLEALTWWLALPATEDAVLGACRSLVKHRYGRWLSKVDAGLRIASTGCSSELIERSIAARAGGPPPPGPEARAFQRWVIDEIRRVRPGSAG; from the coding sequence ATGGACAGCGAGATCCAGTGCTACCTCGACGCCCTGGTCGCGAGAGCCGGAGGAATCCTCGACCTCACCGGCGCCTACGCCGCCGGTTCGATCGCGCTGGACGCCTACCAGCCCGGACGGAGCGACGTCGACGTGGCGCTGGTCGTCGAGGATGCGGTGCCGGACTTGCAGAAGCGAGCGCTGGTCGACGCGCTTCGGCACGAGAACTTCGCCTGCCCGGCGAGGGGTCTGGAACTGGTCGTCTACCGGAGTGCGGTGGCGCGATCGGGTGCGGTGGAACCTGGTTTTGAGGTCGAGCTGAACACCGGGCCGCGGATGGACTTCCGCGAGACCCACGACCCGGACGCCCGGCCCGCCGCGGACGGCCGGTTCTGGTACGCGCTCGACCGCAGCATCCTGCACCAGTCCGGACGAGCGTTGCTCGGTGCGCCCGCCGACGAGATGTTCGCCGACCTCGCGTCCGGCGACCTGCAACAACTCCTGCTGGAGGCCCTCACCTGGTGGCTAGCGCTCCCCGCGACCGAGGACGCCGTACTCGGAGCGTGCCGTTCACTCGTGAAGCACCGGTACGGCCGTTGGCTCTCGAAAGTCGACGCCGGCCTGCGCATCGCGTCCACCGGCTGTTCGTCCGAATTGATTGAGCGGTCGATCGCCGCCCGCGCGGGCGGACCACCGCCGCCCGGGCCGGAGGCCCGGGCGTTCCAACGGTGGGTCATCGACGAAATTCGCCGAGTACGTCCAGGTAGTGCTGGTTGA
- a CDS encoding VOC family protein — protein sequence MLRGFTTITYFADDVQAAADWYTELLGVEPYFVRPEEGPPAYIEFRIGDYKHELGLLDRKFAPPIKAGAGPITFWAVDDIEAAYARLLELGATEHEKPIERGPGYVTASVIDPFGNVLGVMFNQHYLDVLGEFRR from the coding sequence ATGTTGCGAGGGTTCACGACCATCACGTACTTCGCCGACGACGTTCAGGCGGCCGCGGACTGGTACACCGAGCTGCTCGGCGTCGAGCCCTACTTCGTCCGGCCGGAAGAGGGGCCGCCCGCGTACATCGAGTTCCGGATCGGCGACTACAAGCACGAGCTCGGTCTGCTCGACCGCAAGTTCGCGCCGCCGATCAAAGCGGGCGCGGGTCCGATCACGTTCTGGGCGGTGGACGACATCGAGGCGGCCTACGCCCGGCTGCTCGAGCTGGGCGCGACCGAGCACGAGAAGCCGATCGAACGCGGACCGGGCTACGTCACGGCGTCGGTGATCGACCCGTTCGGCAACGTGCTCGGCGTCATGTTCAACCAGCACTACCTGGACGTACTCGGCGAATTTCGTCGATGA
- a CDS encoding helix-turn-helix transcriptional regulator, whose protein sequence is MRADRLVATLLLLQAKGRVTAKELATELEISVATARRDLEALSAAGIPVYPQAGRGGGWSLVGGARTDLSGLSATEAQALFLLVGPAAAVSDDAKAALRKLVQALPKTFRADAEAAADATMIDPTRWGERERQRPERVELLQSAVVRRRRVRLVYTSGKRERTERLVDPWGLVDKDDVWYLIAGTDNGRRTFRVDRIVEAEPTEEPSSRPDDFALAEAWEEVVGEVEERRSRTWATVLIETRFVPILRGHFGRHCHVDAEIDGRSQVRVGAPTPLDIARNLAGWGGQVEVLDPPPVRAQLARIGAELVSRY, encoded by the coding sequence ATGCGCGCTGACCGCCTCGTCGCCACCCTGTTGCTGCTCCAGGCCAAGGGCCGGGTGACCGCAAAAGAGCTGGCCACGGAGCTGGAGATCTCGGTCGCCACCGCCCGCCGCGACCTGGAGGCGCTCTCGGCCGCGGGCATCCCGGTCTACCCCCAGGCCGGACGCGGCGGTGGATGGTCGCTGGTGGGCGGCGCTAGGACCGACCTGAGCGGGCTGTCAGCCACCGAGGCACAGGCGTTGTTCCTGCTGGTGGGCCCGGCTGCGGCGGTGTCCGACGACGCCAAAGCAGCGCTCCGCAAGCTCGTCCAGGCGCTACCGAAGACGTTCCGCGCCGACGCCGAGGCAGCAGCGGACGCCACGATGATCGATCCGACGCGCTGGGGCGAGCGGGAGCGGCAGCGCCCCGAACGCGTCGAGTTGCTGCAGAGCGCGGTCGTGCGGCGGCGCCGGGTGCGCCTGGTCTACACGAGCGGCAAGCGCGAACGCACCGAACGGCTCGTCGACCCGTGGGGGCTCGTCGACAAGGACGACGTTTGGTACCTGATCGCGGGCACCGACAACGGACGCCGCACGTTTCGCGTCGATCGAATCGTGGAGGCCGAGCCGACCGAAGAGCCCAGCAGCCGACCGGACGACTTCGCCCTGGCGGAGGCCTGGGAGGAGGTGGTCGGCGAGGTCGAAGAACGACGCTCGCGGACCTGGGCGACCGTGCTGATCGAGACCCGGTTCGTGCCGATCCTGCGTGGCCACTTCGGACGGCACTGCCACGTCGACGCCGAGATCGACGGCCGCAGCCAGGTACGGGTCGGAGCCCCGACTCCGCTGGACATCGCCCGCAACCTGGCCGGCTGGGGCGGCCAGGTCGAGGTACTGGATCCGCCGCCGGTCCGGGCACAGCTGGCCCGGATCGGCGCGGAACTGGTGAGCCGTTACTGA
- a CDS encoding SRPBCC family protein — protein sequence MARSYYSTVFEQDAATVWAVVRDFNGLATWWSAAVSESRIEDGKAADQVGAVRAFKLGESTIRERLLALSDLDRSYSYEFVDPAPFPVVDYVATLRVTPVSDGRSFLEYSVVFDCNEAERGHWTSFFATQVFDPAMKALSEYLSQ from the coding sequence ATGGCCCGGTCGTACTACAGCACGGTGTTCGAGCAGGATGCCGCCACGGTGTGGGCGGTGGTGCGCGACTTCAACGGCCTGGCCACGTGGTGGTCTGCCGCAGTGAGCGAGAGCCGGATCGAGGACGGCAAGGCCGCGGACCAAGTCGGTGCGGTTCGCGCGTTCAAGCTCGGTGAGTCGACGATCCGGGAGCGACTGCTCGCGCTGTCCGATCTCGACCGGTCGTACAGTTACGAGTTCGTGGACCCGGCGCCGTTCCCGGTGGTCGACTACGTGGCGACGTTGCGTGTGACGCCGGTGTCCGACGGACGCTCGTTCCTCGAGTACAGCGTCGTCTTCGACTGCAACGAGGCCGAGCGCGGCCACTGGACGTCGTTCTTCGCCACGCAGGTGTTCGACCCGGCGATGAAGGCCCTGTCCGAGTACCTGTCTCAGTAA
- a CDS encoding PLP-dependent aminotransferase family protein, with product MATTALDSSELCRLLGRWTTGRATLADDLVTALVELIDVGLVPAGALLPPQRGLATALLVSRGTVTAAYEALEARGYVATNRGSGSRVRSARGQLHARPSGRLFSFTSAPADVIDLSTGSLPASPVAAEVLGRRPNGELTAYLSTDGYFPAGLPVLRQAIADRYTRDGLPTRPQQILVTSGAQQATWLAVTSLAGSGDLVLMEEPTYRGALEVVRSTDSRVEGLPLDGGGIDVEQVRRALSRKPQALYCQTAIHNPTGRGMSDATRSELAAVINGAGLATIEDTCSADLTLNGPAVARTLAGLVNPELLMTIGSASKLFWGGVRIGWIRACETRIHGLVELRKAVDLASSIVDQLLAVELIGRTDVARAQRRTMLTDALAATEAELTAAFPEWSWAPIRGGSGLWVDTGQDAVALAERGKRVGVRLAAGPGFSTYAGQRTFLRLPVWHEPTMLRAGLTALNP from the coding sequence GTGGCGACGACGGCACTGGACTCCAGCGAGCTGTGCCGTCTGCTCGGCCGCTGGACGACCGGCCGGGCCACGCTCGCCGACGACCTCGTCACCGCCCTGGTCGAACTGATCGACGTGGGGCTGGTCCCGGCAGGTGCCCTGTTGCCACCGCAACGAGGACTCGCCACCGCACTCCTGGTCTCCCGCGGCACGGTCACCGCCGCCTACGAGGCGCTGGAGGCGCGCGGTTACGTCGCCACCAACCGGGGCTCCGGCTCCCGCGTGCGCTCGGCCCGCGGTCAGCTGCACGCCCGTCCCAGCGGCCGCCTGTTCTCGTTCACTAGCGCACCGGCCGACGTCATCGACCTGTCGACCGGCTCGCTGCCCGCCTCACCGGTCGCCGCCGAGGTCCTCGGACGCCGCCCGAACGGGGAACTCACCGCGTACCTGTCCACCGATGGGTACTTTCCGGCCGGGCTGCCGGTGTTGCGCCAGGCGATCGCCGACCGATACACCCGCGACGGCTTGCCGACCCGGCCGCAGCAGATCCTGGTGACCTCGGGAGCGCAGCAGGCCACCTGGCTCGCGGTCACCAGCCTGGCGGGCAGCGGTGACCTGGTGCTGATGGAGGAGCCCACGTACCGGGGGGCGCTCGAGGTGGTTCGCTCGACGGACTCCCGAGTCGAAGGACTGCCGCTGGACGGCGGCGGCATCGACGTCGAGCAGGTTCGGCGCGCGCTGAGCCGCAAACCACAGGCCCTGTACTGCCAGACCGCGATCCACAACCCGACCGGCCGCGGCATGTCCGACGCCACGCGCAGCGAACTCGCGGCGGTGATCAACGGGGCCGGGCTGGCGACGATCGAGGACACCTGCTCGGCCGATCTGACGCTGAACGGCCCGGCCGTCGCGCGCACGCTCGCCGGTCTGGTGAACCCCGAACTGCTGATGACGATCGGCAGCGCGTCGAAGTTGTTCTGGGGTGGCGTCCGGATCGGTTGGATCCGCGCTTGCGAGACCCGGATCCACGGCCTCGTCGAGCTGCGGAAAGCGGTCGACCTGGCATCGTCGATCGTCGACCAGCTGCTGGCGGTGGAGTTGATCGGTCGCACCGATGTCGCCCGCGCGCAGCGGCGGACGATGCTGACCGACGCGCTGGCGGCGACCGAAGCCGAGCTCACCGCGGCGTTCCCGGAGTGGAGCTGGGCCCCGATCCGCGGCGGCTCCGGGCTGTGGGTCGACACCGGTCAGGACGCCGTCGCGCTGGCCGAACGCGGCAAGCGGGTCGGCGTCCGCCTGGCGGCCGGGCCGGGCTTCTCCACCTACGCCGGCCAACGCACGTTCCTGCGGCTACCGGTCTGGCACGAGCCGACCATGCTGCGGGCCGGACTGACCGCACTCAACCCCTAG
- a CDS encoding Tm-1-like ATP-binding domain-containing protein, with amino-acid sequence MATVALLGTFDTKGDEYTWLRDRLRESGVDVLTIDVGSFSTSTLADVPSDEVLRAAGADPSELRERRDRGEMMAAMGVGAALVVRQLFDQGRVHGLLAVGGSGGSSVAAPAMQALPIGVPKLLVSTMASGDVQPYVGEVDATLMYSVVDVAGINSVSEAVLGNAAAGIAGMAAAYERRAPAADRKPLVGLTMFGVTTPAADEARERLTDLGYEVLVFHATGTGGRAMEKLVESRMLAGVCDLTTTELCDDLVGGVLSAGPQRLEVAGRLGVPQVVSVGALDMVNFGPRETVPQQFGERNLFVHNPTVTLMRTTPAEMAELGRRIARKLAAATGPTALFLPLRGVSAIDVDGGPFRDASADAALFDALRSGLAGSKVSVFELDVAINDAGFGAAAAEALHAYIKGASA; translated from the coding sequence ATGGCGACCGTTGCGCTGCTCGGCACGTTCGACACCAAGGGCGACGAGTACACGTGGCTCCGCGACCGGCTCCGCGAGTCCGGCGTCGACGTCCTGACGATCGACGTCGGCTCGTTCTCCACCAGCACGCTCGCGGACGTGCCCTCCGACGAGGTCCTGCGCGCTGCCGGCGCCGACCCCTCCGAACTGCGCGAACGGCGCGACCGCGGCGAGATGATGGCTGCGATGGGCGTCGGTGCCGCGCTCGTCGTCCGCCAGCTGTTCGACCAGGGCCGGGTGCACGGGTTACTCGCCGTGGGTGGCTCGGGTGGTTCGTCGGTGGCGGCGCCTGCGATGCAGGCGCTCCCGATCGGCGTCCCCAAACTGCTTGTTTCGACGATGGCCAGCGGCGACGTCCAGCCTTACGTCGGCGAGGTGGACGCCACGCTGATGTACTCCGTAGTCGACGTCGCCGGGATCAACTCGGTGTCCGAGGCAGTCCTCGGCAACGCCGCAGCCGGTATCGCCGGGATGGCGGCCGCCTACGAGCGGCGGGCACCGGCGGCTGACCGGAAGCCACTCGTCGGCCTGACGATGTTCGGCGTCACCACCCCGGCCGCGGACGAGGCACGCGAGCGGTTGACCGACCTCGGGTACGAGGTGCTGGTCTTCCACGCGACCGGTACCGGCGGACGAGCGATGGAGAAGCTCGTCGAGTCGCGGATGCTGGCCGGGGTCTGCGACCTGACGACTACCGAGTTGTGCGACGACCTAGTCGGCGGCGTGCTCAGCGCCGGCCCGCAGCGGTTGGAGGTCGCCGGACGCCTCGGCGTGCCGCAGGTGGTGAGCGTGGGCGCGCTCGACATGGTCAACTTCGGGCCGCGCGAGACGGTGCCGCAGCAATTCGGAGAACGGAACCTGTTCGTGCACAACCCCACCGTGACGCTGATGCGGACGACGCCGGCGGAGATGGCCGAGCTCGGACGCCGGATCGCGCGGAAGCTGGCGGCTGCTACCGGCCCGACCGCGCTGTTCCTTCCGCTTCGCGGCGTGAGCGCGATCGACGTCGACGGTGGGCCGTTCCGGGACGCTTCCGCGGACGCGGCGCTGTTCGACGCGCTGCGGTCCGGCCTGGCCGGATCGAAGGTCTCGGTGTTCGAGCTGGACGTGGCGATCAACGACGCCGGGTTCGGCGCCGCCGCAGCCGAAGCGCTGCACGCGTATATCAAGGGAGCATCGGCATGA
- a CDS encoding phosphoenolpyruvate hydrolase family protein, producing the protein MSRQEILARFRANVAAGRPIIGGGAGTGITAKSAEAGGIDLLIIYNSGRFRMAGRGSLSGLLPYGDANAIVMEMASEVLPVVSRTPVLAGVCGTDPFRVMPYFLRQVRDIGFAGVQNFPTVGLIDGVFRANLEETGMGYGHEVDMVRTAHEMDLLTAPYVFDEEQAADMARAGADILVPHMGLTTSGTIGAHTALSLPEAAARVQALADAARRVNPDILCLCHGGPIAEPADAQYVLAHTEGVVGFFGASSIERLPTEVGIRKQTENFKALTFTKEAAPAES; encoded by the coding sequence ATGAGCAGGCAAGAGATTCTCGCGCGGTTCCGGGCTAACGTCGCGGCGGGCCGTCCGATCATCGGCGGCGGCGCCGGGACCGGAATCACCGCGAAGTCGGCCGAGGCTGGCGGGATCGACCTGCTGATCATCTACAACTCCGGCCGGTTCCGGATGGCCGGCCGCGGGTCGCTGTCGGGCCTGCTGCCCTACGGTGACGCGAACGCGATCGTGATGGAGATGGCGTCCGAGGTACTCCCGGTCGTTTCCCGGACGCCGGTGCTGGCCGGAGTGTGCGGCACCGATCCGTTCCGGGTGATGCCGTACTTCCTGCGCCAGGTTCGCGATATCGGGTTCGCCGGGGTCCAGAACTTTCCGACGGTCGGACTGATCGACGGGGTGTTCCGCGCGAACCTTGAAGAAACCGGGATGGGGTACGGGCACGAGGTCGACATGGTCCGGACCGCACACGAGATGGATTTGCTCACCGCGCCGTACGTGTTCGACGAGGAGCAGGCCGCCGACATGGCGCGAGCCGGAGCCGACATCCTGGTGCCGCACATGGGCCTGACGACGTCCGGGACGATCGGCGCGCACACTGCCTTGTCGCTGCCGGAGGCCGCGGCTCGGGTTCAGGCTTTGGCGGACGCCGCCCGGCGGGTCAATCCGGACATCCTGTGCCTGTGCCACGGTGGGCCGATCGCGGAGCCGGCGGATGCGCAGTACGTGTTGGCGCACACGGAAGGCGTCGTCGGTTTCTTCGGAGCGTCGTCGATCGAGCGCCTTCCCACGGAGGTGGGCATCCGAAAGCAGACCGAGAACTTCAAGGCGCTGACGTTCACGAAAGAAGCGGCACCCGCCGAATCCTGA
- a CDS encoding DUF433 domain-containing protein, giving the protein MVFDRITVDPAVMNGQPCIRGLRLPVATVVAMVADGMTTDEIRTELPDLTPDDVAEALRFAAAAVQERELPLSHSA; this is encoded by the coding sequence ATGGTGTTCGACCGGATCACCGTCGACCCGGCGGTCATGAACGGCCAGCCGTGCATCCGCGGTCTGCGCCTTCCGGTGGCGACTGTCGTCGCCATGGTCGCCGACGGGATGACCACCGACGAGATTCGCACTGAGCTTCCTGACCTCACTCCCGATGACGTCGCAGAGGCGCTCCGCTTCGCTGCGGCGGCCGTACAAGAGAGGGAGCTCCCGCTGAGCCACTCGGCGTAA
- a CDS encoding RNA polymerase sigma factor, with amino-acid sequence MSEARFRALYADTFADVWRFARRRVESSAEADDVTAETFAVAWRRLADAPTTDARLWLFGIARNVLANHHRTERRRNRLTLRLGAVSTAAAAEPLETDPTVWHALAALSESDRELLLLRAWDELSVSDIATLLDTTAARVSSRLHKARLRLAQELQRLDPDDVPRRDVGGSGQVPADPRGNRRTAR; translated from the coding sequence ATGTCTGAGGCACGATTCCGTGCTCTGTATGCCGACACCTTCGCCGACGTATGGCGGTTCGCCCGGCGTCGCGTGGAGTCGTCCGCCGAGGCCGACGACGTCACCGCGGAGACGTTCGCCGTCGCCTGGCGTCGATTAGCGGACGCACCGACCACCGACGCGCGCCTCTGGCTGTTCGGCATCGCGCGCAACGTCCTCGCGAACCACCACCGAACCGAGCGTCGACGAAACCGCTTGACCCTGCGACTCGGTGCGGTGAGCACCGCCGCCGCAGCAGAACCCCTCGAAACCGACCCGACGGTCTGGCACGCCCTGGCTGCCCTGTCCGAGTCCGACCGGGAGTTGCTGCTGCTCCGAGCCTGGGACGAGCTGAGCGTCAGCGACATCGCGACCCTGCTGGACACCACGGCGGCCCGCGTCTCGTCCCGCCTGCACAAGGCGCGGCTTCGCCTCGCCCAAGAACTGCAACGGCTTGATCCGGACGACGTTCCGCGGCGAGATGTCGGCGGCAGCGGACAAGTACCGGCCGATCCCCGAGGGAACAGGAGGACCGCACGATGA